In Gadus morhua chromosome 2, gadMor3.0, whole genome shotgun sequence, a single window of DNA contains:
- the axin1 gene encoding axin-1 isoform X2: MDAAVVAMRGVRDKGAYLAVPGGGFTEDAPRPPVPGEEGELAFGEGGPTAASHANANPLLLLPYASKSESSVATPRRPDLDLGYEPEGSASPTPPYVKWAESLHSLLDDQEGIHLFARFLKQEGCADLLDFWFACSGFRKLEASGGTNQEKKLKLAKAIYRKYVLDGSGIVSRRIKPPTKCFIRDCVAKLHVDPAMFEQAQTEIQATMEENAYPLFLKSDLYLEYARTTGEGGGGGGGGGGESPRTAGADLSSIPGNAAAAAVAASGHYLPTLAEDEEWRSERESSRRGRDGGEPAAACIQVTQRLLAETASQRVANSSRFQDIREYRCAAWPEPALPYYVNSGYAMAPAASANDSEQQSMSSDADTISLTDSSLDGVPPYRNRKQHRREMHESAKANGRVPLPHIPRTHRIPKDIHVEPGRFAADLISRLEAVQREREAQERLEERLRRVRLEDDDLESHAAPPANHRPGAGAHCQQPPPHGHAHYALLLGDAHEENPESILDDHVQRVMRTPGGQTPGTGRHSPVQSRSPDGLSSAGRHAPKGDGGVDLYASKSRNYADGMSTVSLDPGGHSTKGSAALCKRALKKAEDVPLGPPEELERNHKILLWMMEGEKESGRHKRSPYGSAAGNNNSNGDGGGTGAAVGSARPSHPFIQDPTMPPNLAPNPLTQLEEVRRRLEEESVRGGATAAAQPKQRHKAARRQPSENTTVAYYFCGEPIPYRTSVKGRVVTLGQFKELLTKRGSYRFYFKKLSDEFDCGVVFEEVREDHAVLPIFEEKIIGKVEKID, translated from the exons ATGGACGCCGCGGTCGTCGCCATGCGAGGCGTACGCGACAAGGGGGCCTACCTGGCCGTCCCGGGGGGCGGCTTCACCGAGGACGCCCCCCGACCCCCGGTCCCGGGAGAGGAAGGTGAGCTGGCGTTCGGCGAAGGAGGCCCGACGGCGGCGTCGCACGCCAACgccaaccccctcctcctcctcccctacgCCTCTAAGAGCGAGTCGTCCGTGGCCACGCCGCGGCGTCCCGACCTGGACCTGGGCTATGAGCCGGAGGGCAGCGCCTCCCCGACGCCGCCCTACGTCAAGTGGGCCGAGTCCCTCCACTCCCTGCTGGACGACCAGGAGGGCATCCACCTGTTCGCCCGCTTCCTCAAGCAGGAGGGCTGCGCCGACCTGCTGGACTTCTGGTTCGCGTGCAGCGGCTTCCGCAAGCTGGAGGCCAGCGGCGGCACCAACCAGGAGAAGAAGCTGAAGCTGGCCAAGGCCATATACAGGAAGTACGTGCTGGACGGCAGCGGCATCGTGTCGCGGCGCATCAAGCCGCCCACCAAGTGCTTCATCCGGGACTGCGTGGCCAAGCTCCACGTGGACCCGGCCATGTTCGAACAGGCCCAGACCGAGATCCAGGCCACCATGGAGGAGAACGCCTACCCGCTGTTCCTCAAGTCGGACCTTTATCTGGAGTACGCGCGGACGACGGGCgaaggcggcggcggtggcggcggcggcggaggcgagAGCCCGAGAACCGCCGGCGCTGACCTGAGCTCCATCCCGGGgaacgcggcggcggcggcggtggcggcgtcgGGGCACTACCTGCCGACGCTGGCTGAGGACGAGGAGTGGCGGTCCGAGCGGGAGTCGTCCAGGAGGGGTCGGGACGGCGGCGAGCCCGCGGCGGCGTGCATCCAGGTCACCCAGAGGCTGCTGGCGGAGACGGCGTCGCAGCGCGTGGCCAACAGCTCGAGGTTCCAGGACATTCGGGAGTACAG ATGCGCAGCATGGCCAGAGCCCGCCTTGCCGTACTACGTCAACAGCGGCTACGCCATGGCCCCCGCCGCCAGCGCCAACGACAGCGAGCAGCAGAGCATGTCCAGCGACGCAGACACCATTTCCCTCACCGATAGCAGTCT AGACGGGGTTCCACCCTACCGAAACCGCAAGCAGCATCGGCGCGAGATGCACGAGAGCGCCAAAGCAAACGGGAGAGTGCCTTTACCTCATATTCCA CGCACACATCGGATACCAAAGGACATCCACGTGGAGCCGGGCCGGTTTGCGGCGGACCTCATCAGCAGGCTGGAGGCGGTGCAGCGGGAGCGGGAGGCCCAGGAGCGCCTGGAGGAGCGGCTCAGGAGAGTACGGCTG GAGGACGACGACCTCGAAAGCCACGCCGCACCACCGGCCAATCACAGGCCGGGGGCGGGAGCCCACTGCCAGCAGCCGCCACCgcacggccacgcccactatgCCCTCCTGCTGGGCGACGCCCACGAGGAGAACCCCGAGAGCATCCTGGACGACCACGTGCAGCGGGTCATGCGGACCCCCGGGGGCCAGACCCCCGGCACGGGGCGGCACTCCCCCGTCCAGTCCCGCTCGCCGGACGGCCTCTCCTCCGCTGGGAGACACGCCCCCAAGGGGGACGGCGGCGTGGACCTCTACGCCTCCAAGAGCCGCAACTACGCCGACGGCATGAGCACGGTCTCCTTGGACCCTGGGGGCCACAG CACGAAAGGCTCAGCGGCGTTGTGCAAGCGGGCGTTGAAGAAGGCAGAGGACGTCCCACTGGGACCCCCGGAGGAGCTGGAGCGGAACCACAAGATCCTGCTGTggatgatggagggagagaaggagtcAGGCCGGCACAAGAGGAGCCCCTACGG AAGCGCCGCAgggaacaacaacagcaacggcgacggcggcggcacCGGCGCGGCCGTCGGCAGCGCGCGGCCGTCCCACCCCTTCATCCAGGACCCCACCATGCCCCCCAACCTGGCGCCCAACCCCCTGAcccagctggaggaggtgcGCCGGCGGCTCGAGGAGGAGAGCGTCAGGGGCGGAGCCACGGCCGCCGCCCAGCCCAAGCAGAG ACACAAAGCGGCGAGGAGGCAGCCGAGCGAGAACACCACGGTGGCCTACTACTTCTGTGGAGAACCCATCCCCTACCGGACGTCCGTGAAGGGCCGGGTGGTCACCCTGGGTCAGTTCAAGGAGCTGCTCACCAAGAGAGGCAGCTACAG
- the pla2g10 gene encoding group 10 secretory phospholipase A2 isoform X2, whose translation MGGFYWIIFLLSGVASAERNSSLRPKRGLLELAGAIECSTGRFPLAYMMYGCYCGLGGQGWPRDKTDWCCHKHDCCYGDAETMGCETKTRRYNWKCEDKEAECGK comes from the exons ATGGGGGGGTTTTATTGGATAATTTTCCTCTTGTCTG GCGTTGCCTCAGCAGAGCGGAACAGCTCTCTGCGGCCCAAGAGGGGCCTTCTGGAGCTGGCAGGGGCCATAGAGTGCTCAACAGGCAGGTTTCCCCTGGCCTACATGATGTACGGCTGCTACTGTGGACTAGGGGGTCAGGGCTGGCCCCGAGACAAGACCGACTG GTGTTGTCATAAGCACGACTGTTGCTACGGAGATGCTGAAACAATGGGCTGTGAAACCAAGACAAGGCGGTATAACTGGAAGTGTGAGGACAAGGAGGCAGAGTGTGGCAA ATGA
- the axin1 gene encoding axin-1 isoform X1, translating into MDAAVVAMRGVRDKGAYLAVPGGGFTEDAPRPPVPGEEGELAFGEGGPTAASHANANPLLLLPYASKSESSVATPRRPDLDLGYEPEGSASPTPPYVKWAESLHSLLDDQEGIHLFARFLKQEGCADLLDFWFACSGFRKLEASGGTNQEKKLKLAKAIYRKYVLDGSGIVSRRIKPPTKCFIRDCVAKLHVDPAMFEQAQTEIQATMEENAYPLFLKSDLYLEYARTTGEGGGGGGGGGGESPRTAGADLSSIPGNAAAAAVAASGHYLPTLAEDEEWRSERESSRRGRDGGEPAAACIQVTQRLLAETASQRVANSSRFQDIREYRCAAWPEPALPYYVNSGYAMAPAASANDSEQQSMSSDADTISLTDSSLDGVPPYRNRKQHRREMHESAKANGRVPLPHIPRTHRIPKDIHVEPGRFAADLISRLEAVQREREAQERLEERLRRVRLEDDDLESHAAPPANHRPGAGAHCQQPPPHGHAHYALLLGDAHEENPESILDDHVQRVMRTPGGQTPGTGRHSPVQSRSPDGLSSAGRHAPKGDGGVDLYASKSRNYADGMSTVSLDPGGHSTKGSAALCKRALKKAEDVPLGPPEELERNHKILLWMMEGEKESGRHKRSPYGSAAGNNNSNGDGGGTGAAVGSARPSHPFIQDPTMPPNLAPNPLTQLEEVRRRLEEESVRGGATAAAQPKQRYVMEVIQRGRTAIRPALFPPLDEVPAVSDCSLSEPEHKAARRQPSENTTVAYYFCGEPIPYRTSVKGRVVTLGQFKELLTKRGSYRFYFKKLSDEFDCGVVFEEVREDHAVLPIFEEKIIGKVEKID; encoded by the exons ATGGACGCCGCGGTCGTCGCCATGCGAGGCGTACGCGACAAGGGGGCCTACCTGGCCGTCCCGGGGGGCGGCTTCACCGAGGACGCCCCCCGACCCCCGGTCCCGGGAGAGGAAGGTGAGCTGGCGTTCGGCGAAGGAGGCCCGACGGCGGCGTCGCACGCCAACgccaaccccctcctcctcctcccctacgCCTCTAAGAGCGAGTCGTCCGTGGCCACGCCGCGGCGTCCCGACCTGGACCTGGGCTATGAGCCGGAGGGCAGCGCCTCCCCGACGCCGCCCTACGTCAAGTGGGCCGAGTCCCTCCACTCCCTGCTGGACGACCAGGAGGGCATCCACCTGTTCGCCCGCTTCCTCAAGCAGGAGGGCTGCGCCGACCTGCTGGACTTCTGGTTCGCGTGCAGCGGCTTCCGCAAGCTGGAGGCCAGCGGCGGCACCAACCAGGAGAAGAAGCTGAAGCTGGCCAAGGCCATATACAGGAAGTACGTGCTGGACGGCAGCGGCATCGTGTCGCGGCGCATCAAGCCGCCCACCAAGTGCTTCATCCGGGACTGCGTGGCCAAGCTCCACGTGGACCCGGCCATGTTCGAACAGGCCCAGACCGAGATCCAGGCCACCATGGAGGAGAACGCCTACCCGCTGTTCCTCAAGTCGGACCTTTATCTGGAGTACGCGCGGACGACGGGCgaaggcggcggcggtggcggcggcggcggaggcgagAGCCCGAGAACCGCCGGCGCTGACCTGAGCTCCATCCCGGGgaacgcggcggcggcggcggtggcggcgtcgGGGCACTACCTGCCGACGCTGGCTGAGGACGAGGAGTGGCGGTCCGAGCGGGAGTCGTCCAGGAGGGGTCGGGACGGCGGCGAGCCCGCGGCGGCGTGCATCCAGGTCACCCAGAGGCTGCTGGCGGAGACGGCGTCGCAGCGCGTGGCCAACAGCTCGAGGTTCCAGGACATTCGGGAGTACAG ATGCGCAGCATGGCCAGAGCCCGCCTTGCCGTACTACGTCAACAGCGGCTACGCCATGGCCCCCGCCGCCAGCGCCAACGACAGCGAGCAGCAGAGCATGTCCAGCGACGCAGACACCATTTCCCTCACCGATAGCAGTCT AGACGGGGTTCCACCCTACCGAAACCGCAAGCAGCATCGGCGCGAGATGCACGAGAGCGCCAAAGCAAACGGGAGAGTGCCTTTACCTCATATTCCA CGCACACATCGGATACCAAAGGACATCCACGTGGAGCCGGGCCGGTTTGCGGCGGACCTCATCAGCAGGCTGGAGGCGGTGCAGCGGGAGCGGGAGGCCCAGGAGCGCCTGGAGGAGCGGCTCAGGAGAGTACGGCTG GAGGACGACGACCTCGAAAGCCACGCCGCACCACCGGCCAATCACAGGCCGGGGGCGGGAGCCCACTGCCAGCAGCCGCCACCgcacggccacgcccactatgCCCTCCTGCTGGGCGACGCCCACGAGGAGAACCCCGAGAGCATCCTGGACGACCACGTGCAGCGGGTCATGCGGACCCCCGGGGGCCAGACCCCCGGCACGGGGCGGCACTCCCCCGTCCAGTCCCGCTCGCCGGACGGCCTCTCCTCCGCTGGGAGACACGCCCCCAAGGGGGACGGCGGCGTGGACCTCTACGCCTCCAAGAGCCGCAACTACGCCGACGGCATGAGCACGGTCTCCTTGGACCCTGGGGGCCACAG CACGAAAGGCTCAGCGGCGTTGTGCAAGCGGGCGTTGAAGAAGGCAGAGGACGTCCCACTGGGACCCCCGGAGGAGCTGGAGCGGAACCACAAGATCCTGCTGTggatgatggagggagagaaggagtcAGGCCGGCACAAGAGGAGCCCCTACGG AAGCGCCGCAgggaacaacaacagcaacggcgacggcggcggcacCGGCGCGGCCGTCGGCAGCGCGCGGCCGTCCCACCCCTTCATCCAGGACCCCACCATGCCCCCCAACCTGGCGCCCAACCCCCTGAcccagctggaggaggtgcGCCGGCGGCTCGAGGAGGAGAGCGTCAGGGGCGGAGCCACGGCCGCCGCCCAGCCCAAGCAGAG GTATGTGATGGAGGTGATCCAGAGGGGCCGAACGGCCATCAGGCCGGCCCTGTTCCCGCCGCTGGACGAGGTGCCCGCCGTCTCTGACTGCAGTCTCTCCGAGCCTGA ACACAAAGCGGCGAGGAGGCAGCCGAGCGAGAACACCACGGTGGCCTACTACTTCTGTGGAGAACCCATCCCCTACCGGACGTCCGTGAAGGGCCGGGTGGTCACCCTGGGTCAGTTCAAGGAGCTGCTCACCAAGAGAGGCAGCTACAG
- the pla2g10 gene encoding group 10 secretory phospholipase A2 isoform X1, with amino-acid sequence MGGFYWIIFLLSGVASAERNSSLRPKRGLLELAGAIECSTGRFPLAYMMYGCYCGLGGQGWPRDKTDWCCHKHDCCYGDAETMGCETKTRRYNWKCEDKEAECDDLKDKCEKQLCKCDREAAKCFRKAPYDSKYAVWPDFLCGSKQPTCNIY; translated from the exons ATGGGGGGGTTTTATTGGATAATTTTCCTCTTGTCTG GCGTTGCCTCAGCAGAGCGGAACAGCTCTCTGCGGCCCAAGAGGGGCCTTCTGGAGCTGGCAGGGGCCATAGAGTGCTCAACAGGCAGGTTTCCCCTGGCCTACATGATGTACGGCTGCTACTGTGGACTAGGGGGTCAGGGCTGGCCCCGAGACAAGACCGACTG GTGTTGTCATAAGCACGACTGTTGCTACGGAGATGCTGAAACAATGGGCTGTGAAACCAAGACAAGGCGGTATAACTGGAAGTGTGAGGACAAGGAGGCAGAGTGTG ATGACCTGAAGGACAAATGTGAAAAGCAGCTGTGCAAGTGTGACAGAGAAGCGGCAAAGTGCTTCAGGAAGGCACCTTACGACTCAAAATATGCTGTCTGGCCAGATTTTCTATGTGGCTCCAAACAGCCAACATGTAATATTTACTGA